A genome region from Geminicoccus roseus DSM 18922 includes the following:
- a CDS encoding esterase-like activity of phytase family protein, producing the protein MRFLTSCLLAGVASFSIAGGASASEQVAAELAGHAVLPAMTMLPPPADAPQMFQISGKFAGPAGVRVDAPNSVDGVSKAGDQVRPTGLTFPLVGQPVQGFSGIRALGDDRFLTLTDNGFGSKANSPDALLMFHELQADWEEGRLRRTDTVFLHDPDKVVPFRITTEATDERYLTGADFDLESIQPVGDSYWIGEEFGPYLIEVDQDGKVLSLVETLVDGNAVRSPDHPGVLTPPSPGPVDFQVKRSKGFEGMAVSPDGKLLYPLLEGPLVDAQGSPEKHEGKEALRILEFDTAAKEWTGRSWLYPLEADGHAIGDFNMIDESRGLIIERDNLEGDPKDACQGEVTETCIAKPASFKRVYLVELGEPGQAVRKIAHLDLMDIDDPNGLARLGGGDGKFNFPFFTIENVDMVDENHIVVGNDNNLPFSAGRSVNEADSNELILLEVGDFLQRR; encoded by the coding sequence ATGCGGTTCCTGACTTCCTGCCTGCTGGCCGGGGTGGCGAGCTTCAGCATTGCGGGCGGTGCCTCCGCTTCCGAGCAGGTCGCCGCCGAACTGGCCGGCCATGCGGTGCTGCCGGCGATGACCATGCTGCCGCCGCCCGCCGACGCGCCGCAGATGTTCCAGATCTCCGGCAAGTTCGCCGGCCCGGCCGGGGTGCGGGTCGATGCGCCCAACAGCGTGGACGGCGTGAGCAAGGCCGGCGACCAGGTCCGCCCCACCGGGCTGACCTTCCCGCTGGTCGGCCAGCCGGTCCAGGGCTTCTCCGGCATCCGCGCACTGGGCGACGACCGCTTCCTGACGCTCACCGACAACGGCTTCGGCTCCAAGGCGAACTCGCCCGACGCCCTCTTGATGTTCCACGAGCTTCAGGCCGACTGGGAGGAGGGCCGGCTTCGCCGGACCGACACCGTGTTCCTGCACGACCCGGACAAGGTGGTGCCGTTCAGGATCACCACCGAGGCCACCGACGAGCGCTACCTGACCGGCGCCGACTTCGACCTGGAAAGCATCCAGCCGGTGGGCGACAGCTACTGGATCGGCGAGGAGTTCGGGCCCTACCTGATCGAGGTCGACCAGGACGGCAAGGTGCTGAGCCTGGTCGAGACCCTCGTGGACGGGAATGCGGTGCGCTCCCCGGACCATCCCGGCGTGCTGACCCCGCCGTCGCCGGGGCCCGTCGACTTCCAGGTGAAGCGGTCCAAGGGCTTCGAGGGCATGGCGGTGTCGCCGGACGGCAAGCTGCTCTACCCGCTGCTGGAAGGCCCCCTGGTCGACGCCCAGGGCAGCCCGGAGAAGCACGAGGGCAAGGAGGCGCTGCGGATCCTGGAGTTCGACACCGCCGCGAAGGAGTGGACCGGGCGGTCCTGGCTCTACCCGCTGGAGGCCGACGGCCACGCCATCGGCGACTTCAACATGATCGACGAGAGCCGCGGGCTGATCATCGAGCGCGACAACCTGGAGGGCGACCCCAAGGATGCCTGCCAGGGCGAGGTGACGGAGACCTGCATCGCCAAGCCGGCCTCGTTCAAGCGCGTCTACCTGGTCGAGCTCGGCGAGCCGGGCCAGGCGGTGCGCAAGATCGCGCATCTGGACCTGATGGACATCGACGACCCGAACGGCCTGGCGCGACTGGGCGGCGGCGACGGCAAGTTCAACTTCCCGTTCTTCACCATCGAAAACGTCGACATGGTCGACGAGAACCACATCGTGGTGGGCAACGACAACAACCTGCCGTTCTCGGCCGGGCGCTCGGTGAACGAGGCCGATTCCAACGAGCTGATCCTGCTCGAGGTCGGCGACTTCCTCCAGCGGAGGTGA
- a CDS encoding GNAT family N-acetyltransferase has product MNITPGLVGREQALIDLVTTTFTAAEGPDEGELVGSLVRDLLANTPMEDIRGFCAEEEGDVIGAALFTRLTYPADPHVVFLLSPMAVASHRQRQGVGQALLTSALHALRSEGVQVAITYGDPDFYRGVGFAPITEEQARPPLPLSFPHGWIGQSLAGEAMPDLQGPSTCVGALNRSEVW; this is encoded by the coding sequence GTGAACATCACCCCTGGTCTGGTGGGCCGCGAGCAGGCGCTCATCGACCTTGTCACCACGACCTTCACCGCCGCGGAGGGGCCGGATGAAGGCGAGCTGGTCGGCAGCCTGGTCCGTGACCTCCTCGCGAATACGCCGATGGAGGACATCCGCGGATTTTGTGCCGAGGAGGAGGGCGATGTCATCGGGGCAGCGTTGTTCACCCGCCTGACCTACCCGGCGGACCCGCATGTGGTTTTCCTGCTGTCCCCGATGGCCGTGGCGTCCCATCGTCAGCGGCAGGGTGTCGGACAGGCCTTGCTCACCAGCGCCCTGCATGCGCTCCGTTCCGAGGGTGTCCAGGTCGCGATCACCTATGGCGACCCGGACTTTTACCGGGGGGTCGGATTCGCGCCGATCACCGAAGAACAGGCCCGGCCGCCCCTGCCGCTCAGCTTTCCCCACGGATGGATCGGACAGTCGCTGGCGGGTGAGGCGATGCCGGACCTCCAAGGACCATCGACCTGCGTCGGCGCATTGAACCGAAGCGAGGTCTGGTGA
- a CDS encoding HAD family hydrolase → MTAAVIFDMDGTLIDTVDLHAASWQRTFARFGHDIDYDLIRSQIGKGGDQLMPALLPAKVVDRHGADMEKFRADLFKRAYMPRVKAFPKVRELFLRIQADGGRVALASSSKPEELAVFKKAAGIEDLVDEETCSADAERSKPFPDIFEAALDQLGISPAAAVVIGDSPYDAGAAAKAGIATIGVLCGGFAEDELTEAGCRQIFQDPADLLAHYDASLLAPQDSMAPAAR, encoded by the coding sequence ATGACCGCTGCCGTCATCTTCGACATGGATGGCACCCTGATCGATACCGTGGACCTGCACGCCGCCTCCTGGCAGCGCACCTTCGCCCGGTTTGGCCACGACATCGATTACGACCTGATCCGCTCCCAGATCGGCAAGGGCGGCGACCAGCTGATGCCGGCCCTGCTGCCTGCCAAGGTGGTCGACCGGCATGGCGCCGACATGGAGAAGTTCCGCGCCGACCTGTTCAAGCGCGCCTACATGCCGCGCGTGAAGGCGTTCCCCAAGGTCCGCGAGCTGTTCCTGCGCATCCAGGCCGATGGCGGCCGGGTGGCGCTGGCCTCCTCCTCCAAGCCCGAGGAGCTGGCGGTGTTCAAGAAGGCCGCCGGGATCGAGGACCTGGTCGACGAGGAGACCTGCTCGGCCGATGCGGAGCGCTCCAAGCCGTTCCCCGACATCTTCGAGGCGGCCCTGGACCAGCTGGGCATCTCGCCCGCCGCGGCGGTGGTGATCGGCGATTCGCCCTATGACGCCGGTGCCGCCGCCAAGGCCGGGATCGCCACCATCGGGGTGCTGTGCGGCGGCTTTGCCGAGGACGAGCTGACCGAGGCCGGCTGCCGGCAGATCTTCCAGGACCCGGCCGACCTGCTGGCCCATTACGACGCCTCGCTGCTGGCGCCGCAGGACAGCATGGCGCCTGCGGCGCGCTAG
- a CDS encoding glutathione S-transferase family protein, whose product MLTLHDYLPSGNGYKVRLLLHQLGIPFRLVEHDILQGGTRDPDFLALNPNGRIPLLQLQDGSLLAESGAILCYLALDSALWPAERFERALTLQWLFFEQNSHEPAIAVARFSRMRPDGPHRADLPGLLERGHAALAVMERHLAGRSYFVAERYGIADIALYAYTHVAHEGGFDLAGYPNVRAWLERVAAQPGHVPITWKPN is encoded by the coding sequence ATGCTGACGCTCCACGACTACCTGCCGTCGGGCAACGGCTACAAGGTGCGCCTGCTCCTGCACCAGCTGGGCATCCCGTTTCGGCTGGTGGAGCACGACATCCTGCAGGGCGGGACCCGCGACCCGGACTTCCTGGCGCTCAACCCGAACGGGCGCATCCCGCTCCTGCAGCTGCAGGACGGGTCGCTGCTGGCCGAGAGCGGCGCGATCCTGTGCTACCTGGCGCTGGACAGCGCGCTCTGGCCGGCCGAGCGGTTCGAGCGCGCGCTGACCCTGCAATGGCTGTTCTTCGAGCAGAACAGCCATGAGCCGGCCATCGCGGTGGCGCGCTTCTCGCGGATGCGCCCGGACGGACCGCACCGGGCGGATCTCCCTGGCCTGCTGGAGCGCGGCCACGCGGCGCTGGCGGTCATGGAGCGGCACCTGGCCGGGCGGAGCTACTTCGTCGCCGAGCGCTACGGGATCGCCGACATCGCCCTCTACGCCTACACCCACGTGGCCCATGAAGGCGGCTTCGACCTGGCAGGCTACCCGAACGTGCGGGCCTGGCTGGAGCGGGTGGCGGCGCAGCCAGGCCATGTGCCGATCACCTGGAAGCCCAACTGA
- a CDS encoding alpha-ketoglutarate-dependent dioxygenase AlkB family protein: MAGTEPPAGLPDGFVHLPGRLDEAACRDLLDQILSAIGDQFWFQPTTPRWNRPFSVRMSNLGPLGWVSDRRGYRYQPAHPDSGKPWPPIPPVLLDLWAEHAPPALPAQACLVNLYRGSARMGLHQDRDEHDFAAPVVSVSLGDEAVFRIGGRERGDPTRSIRLKSGDVLVMGGTARLAFHGVDRIIPGSSGLVPGGGRINLTLRHVGTPGCQGGARTGS; encoded by the coding sequence ATGGCCGGGACGGAGCCGCCTGCCGGCCTGCCCGACGGCTTCGTCCACCTGCCGGGCCGCCTGGACGAGGCGGCCTGCCGGGACCTGCTGGACCAAATCCTTTCCGCGATCGGCGACCAGTTCTGGTTCCAGCCGACCACGCCGCGCTGGAACCGGCCGTTCTCGGTGCGGATGAGCAATCTGGGCCCGCTCGGCTGGGTGTCGGACCGCCGCGGCTACCGCTACCAGCCGGCCCACCCGGACAGCGGGAAGCCCTGGCCGCCGATCCCGCCCGTGCTGCTGGATCTGTGGGCCGAGCACGCCCCGCCCGCCCTTCCCGCCCAGGCCTGCCTGGTCAATCTCTACCGGGGCAGCGCCCGGATGGGCCTCCACCAGGACCGCGACGAGCATGACTTCGCCGCCCCGGTCGTCTCGGTGTCGCTGGGCGACGAGGCGGTGTTCCGGATCGGCGGCCGGGAGCGTGGCGACCCGACCCGCTCGATCCGCCTGAAAAGCGGCGACGTCCTGGTGATGGGCGGCACGGCACGGCTGGCCTTCCACGGCGTCGACCGGATCATTCCCGGAAGCTCCGGCCTGGTCCCGGGCGGCGGGCGCATCAACCTCACGCTGCGCCATGTCGGCACTCCCGGGTGCCAGGGCGGCGCCCGCACGGGTTCCTGA
- a CDS encoding GDSL-type esterase/lipase family protein, which yields MTIVNRRRALGLLGGAAAAATTLDLRAAETKLRSFVAFGDSYTRSYREGVASWADQIHAGGRARLLVNLAESGATVEGYNSARTLDRQVDIWVANHRPKEIPDRTVIYMGYNDVKLTKSLSRPMFQYREQVERLIGHGVTSGGRRLVLCRIHDWSRNPLSTTSVRGRVKEWNWFISSLASAYGNIDIVDLYGRVEYIFREPARFGFTNLTEADKAGSASTHLFFDGNHFGHKGQWLLSKEIRVKLA from the coding sequence ATGACGATCGTGAACCGGCGCCGGGCGCTGGGCCTGCTGGGCGGCGCCGCTGCCGCCGCCACCACGCTGGACCTTCGGGCCGCCGAGACCAAGCTGCGCAGCTTCGTGGCGTTCGGCGACAGCTACACCCGCTCCTACCGGGAGGGGGTCGCCAGCTGGGCCGACCAGATCCATGCCGGCGGCCGGGCCAGGCTCCTGGTCAACCTCGCCGAATCCGGCGCCACCGTGGAGGGCTACAACTCGGCGCGGACCCTCGACCGCCAGGTCGACATCTGGGTCGCCAACCACCGCCCGAAGGAGATCCCCGACCGGACGGTGATCTACATGGGCTACAACGACGTCAAGCTGACCAAGTCGCTGTCCCGCCCGATGTTCCAGTACCGCGAGCAGGTCGAGCGCCTGATCGGCCATGGCGTCACCAGCGGCGGGCGCCGGCTGGTCCTGTGCCGCATCCACGACTGGAGCCGCAACCCGCTCTCCACCACCAGCGTGCGCGGCCGGGTCAAGGAATGGAACTGGTTCATCTCCAGCCTGGCCAGCGCCTATGGCAACATCGACATCGTCGATCTGTACGGGCGGGTCGAATACATCTTCCGCGAGCCGGCCCGCTTCGGCTTCACCAACCTGACCGAGGCCGACAAGGCCGGCTCCGCCAGCACCCATCTGTTCTTCGACGGCAACCATTTCGGCCACAAGGGCCAGTGGCTCCTCTCCAAGGAGATCCGCGTCAAGCTGGCGTGA
- a CDS encoding Gfo/Idh/MocA family protein, producing the protein MTKLKVGILGAARIATTKVIPPMRGCHYAEPVAIGSRSLEKAQKAAAELGLAKAYGSYEELLADPEIDLIYNPLPNHEHVPWTIKAAEAGKHVLCEKPLGMTEADAQRLLEVRDRTGKAIQEAFMVRTHPQWHKARALVEREIGELKAITGHFSYHNVDPANVRNVKEWGGGGMLDIGCYPITTSRFVTGMEPKRVAAVIENDPTTGIDRRGSVIMDFGPFTATFTYGTQMAPRQTMSFVGDKGWVEVEIPFNAPNDRPCRLYLDKGELRQDERQLIEVPTCDQYGIMMDAFAKAILDGHQQPVPLEDSMKNMRVIDAVFRAAEHGRWEEVAAG; encoded by the coding sequence ATGACGAAGCTCAAGGTCGGGATTCTGGGGGCGGCCCGGATCGCCACCACCAAGGTCATCCCGCCGATGCGGGGCTGCCACTATGCCGAGCCGGTGGCAATCGGCTCGCGCAGCCTGGAGAAGGCGCAGAAGGCCGCGGCGGAACTCGGCCTGGCCAAGGCCTATGGCTCCTATGAGGAACTGCTGGCCGATCCCGAGATCGACCTGATCTACAACCCGCTGCCCAACCACGAGCACGTGCCGTGGACGATCAAGGCGGCCGAGGCCGGCAAGCATGTGCTGTGCGAGAAGCCGCTCGGCATGACCGAGGCCGACGCGCAGCGGCTCCTGGAGGTGCGCGACCGCACCGGCAAGGCGATCCAGGAAGCCTTCATGGTCCGCACCCACCCGCAATGGCACAAGGCGCGCGCCCTGGTCGAACGCGAGATCGGCGAGCTCAAGGCGATCACCGGGCATTTCTCCTACCACAATGTCGACCCGGCCAATGTCCGCAACGTCAAGGAATGGGGCGGCGGCGGGATGCTCGACATCGGCTGCTACCCGATCACCACCAGCCGGTTCGTGACCGGGATGGAGCCGAAGCGGGTGGCGGCGGTGATCGAGAACGACCCCACCACCGGGATCGACCGGCGCGGCTCGGTGATCATGGATTTCGGCCCGTTCACCGCGACCTTCACCTACGGCACCCAGATGGCGCCGCGGCAGACCATGTCGTTCGTGGGCGACAAGGGCTGGGTCGAGGTCGAGATCCCGTTCAACGCGCCCAACGACCGGCCCTGCCGCCTCTATCTGGACAAGGGCGAGCTGCGCCAGGACGAGCGCCAGCTGATCGAGGTGCCGACCTGCGACCAGTACGGCATCATGATGGACGCGTTCGCCAAGGCGATCCTGGACGGCCACCAGCAGCCGGTGCCGCTGGAGGACAGCATGAAGAACATGCGGGTGATCGACGCGGTGTTCCGCGCGGCCGAGCATGGACGGTGGGAGGAGGTCGCGGCGGGCTGA
- a CDS encoding glutathione binding-like protein, whose product MIDLHYWPTPNGHKVTMFLEEVGLPYRIKPVNIGAGDQFKPDFLKIAPNNRMPAIVDHDPIGGGEPISVFESGAILVYLAEKTGRFLPTDPARRYDVLQWLFWQMGGLGPMAGQNHHFNKYAPEKIPYAIDRYVKETARLYGVLDKRLADREFLAGEYSIADMASYPWIVPYENQGQKLEDFPHLQRWFGKIKARPATERAYEQGPKVNPSIGQPMSEQEKKVLFGGKPQA is encoded by the coding sequence ATGATCGATCTGCACTACTGGCCGACCCCGAACGGCCACAAGGTCACCATGTTCCTGGAGGAGGTCGGCCTCCCCTACCGGATCAAGCCGGTCAACATCGGCGCCGGCGACCAGTTCAAGCCGGACTTCCTGAAGATCGCCCCCAACAACCGGATGCCGGCGATCGTCGACCATGACCCGATCGGCGGCGGCGAGCCGATCTCGGTGTTCGAAAGCGGTGCCATCCTGGTCTATCTGGCGGAGAAGACCGGCCGCTTCCTGCCGACCGACCCGGCGCGGCGCTACGACGTGCTGCAGTGGCTGTTCTGGCAGATGGGCGGCCTGGGGCCGATGGCCGGGCAGAACCATCACTTCAACAAGTACGCGCCCGAGAAGATCCCCTACGCCATCGACCGCTACGTCAAGGAGACCGCCCGTCTCTACGGCGTGCTCGACAAGCGCCTGGCCGACCGCGAGTTCCTGGCCGGCGAGTACTCGATCGCCGACATGGCCTCCTATCCCTGGATCGTCCCCTACGAGAACCAGGGCCAGAAGCTGGAGGACTTCCCGCACCTGCAGCGCTGGTTTGGCAAGATCAAGGCCCGCCCGGCCACCGAGCGCGCTTACGAGCAGGGCCCCAAGGTCAACCCGTCGATCGGCCAGCCGATGAGCGAGCAGGAGAAGAAGGTCCTGTTCGGCGGCAAGCCCCAGGCCTGA
- a CDS encoding mechanosensitive ion channel family protein has protein sequence MNPEAILEHRIFQLVRDFIAQLPQFLLALAILVVTWAVARYGSRLLMRGLGHTKVRRSLADVLEKLVAIMIWLGGLLLASVVAFPTLTPGRVITALGLGSIAIGFAFKDILENFLAGILILYREPFRLGDYVECAGIEGRVEEITIRDTHIRQTDGQRVVVPNATLYRDPVWVLTDQDTRRTTIICGIAYGEDVDRAREVIQAAVTPLPSVRDDREVQVFAQAFGESSIDFEVTWWTGAKPIDIRRSRDQVVAAVKRALDEAGIEIPFPYRTLTFKEPLALTRARDEGQE, from the coding sequence TTGAACCCAGAAGCGATCCTCGAGCACCGGATCTTCCAGCTGGTGCGCGACTTCATCGCCCAGCTGCCGCAGTTCCTCCTGGCGCTGGCGATCCTGGTGGTCACCTGGGCGGTGGCCCGCTACGGCAGCCGGCTGCTGATGCGGGGCCTGGGACACACCAAAGTCCGCCGCTCGCTGGCCGACGTGCTGGAGAAGCTGGTCGCGATCATGATCTGGCTGGGCGGGCTGCTGCTGGCCTCGGTGGTGGCGTTTCCGACGCTCACGCCCGGCCGGGTGATCACCGCGCTGGGCCTGGGCTCGATCGCGATCGGCTTCGCCTTCAAGGACATCCTGGAGAACTTCCTGGCCGGGATCCTGATCCTTTACCGGGAGCCGTTCCGCCTGGGCGACTATGTGGAATGCGCCGGGATCGAGGGGCGGGTCGAGGAGATCACCATCCGCGACACCCATATCCGCCAGACCGACGGGCAGCGCGTGGTGGTGCCGAACGCCACGCTCTACCGCGACCCGGTCTGGGTGCTGACCGACCAGGACACCCGCCGGACCACCATCATCTGCGGGATCGCCTATGGCGAGGACGTGGACCGGGCGCGCGAGGTGATCCAGGCGGCGGTGACGCCCTTGCCGAGCGTGCGCGACGACCGCGAGGTCCAGGTGTTCGCCCAAGCCTTTGGCGAGAGCAGCATCGACTTCGAGGTGACCTGGTGGACCGGTGCCAAGCCGATCGACATCCGCCGCTCGCGCGACCAGGTGGTGGCCGCGGTCAAGCGCGCCCTGGACGAGGCCGGCATCGAGATCCCGTTCCCCTACCGGACGCTCACCTTCAAGGAGCCGCTGGCGCTGACAAGGGCCCGGGACGAGGGGCAGGAGTAG
- a CDS encoding mechanosensitive ion channel family protein, translated as MRLFVRRWLVALTAVLVLLPLAALAQSAPGPLSPPDTSSPRATLQSFLDNFHEAVSDWYVGESATLAEAPLARALGTMDLSHLPQANRRERGIELAFQLQGILQRIELPPLDQVPDAEAVATGQIQSWRIPQTELFLERVQVGNRPAAFLFSQETVASLPQFFRRVQDLEVLPGPHAIPGAYDAYRIGPGQSVITSVATWIKNLPAPAYRMVLGEPLWKWCALLLVVAVAAPGIALMAWLGLRADRRLTHVVPALRLGQPAAAVGAMIVAFWLNHVFADWLRLTGGILVAATVAAQVLTFAAAAWLAFLVSTRIGETIIHAQNRRPLSLDAQLIRLSFKLLGIFGVLYIAVHAADTIGIPVGPLLAGVGVTGLAIALAVRPTMENVIAGFVLFADKAVRVGEFCVFGDKMGTIEEIGLRSTRVRGLDRTLITVPNAEFSQMQIVNFTRRDQMLFNPSIALRYETTTEQMRFILAKIREMLVRHPRVSPDAARIRFTEYAHTALKLDVFAYITSSDYAESLGIREDLNFRIKDIVEQSGARFALPAQTIYLGRENGLDPERIEEVHAEVDAWRSDGRLPFPDFTEAERAALAGTLAFPPKGSSAHRGT; from the coding sequence TTGCGTCTGTTCGTTCGCCGCTGGCTGGTCGCGCTGACGGCTGTCCTGGTCCTGCTGCCCCTGGCGGCCCTGGCGCAGTCCGCCCCCGGCCCGCTGAGCCCGCCCGACACCAGCAGCCCGCGCGCGACGCTGCAAAGCTTCCTCGACAATTTCCACGAGGCGGTCAGCGACTGGTATGTCGGCGAGAGCGCGACGCTGGCCGAGGCGCCGCTGGCGCGGGCGCTCGGCACCATGGACCTCAGCCATCTTCCCCAGGCCAACCGGCGCGAGCGCGGCATCGAGCTGGCCTTCCAGCTTCAGGGGATCCTGCAGCGGATCGAGCTGCCGCCCCTGGACCAGGTGCCGGACGCCGAGGCGGTGGCGACCGGCCAGATCCAGAGCTGGCGGATCCCGCAGACCGAGCTGTTCCTGGAGCGCGTGCAGGTCGGCAACCGGCCGGCCGCGTTCCTGTTCAGCCAGGAGACCGTCGCCAGCCTTCCCCAGTTCTTCCGGCGCGTCCAGGACCTGGAGGTGCTGCCGGGTCCCCATGCCATTCCCGGCGCCTACGACGCCTACCGGATCGGGCCCGGCCAGAGCGTGATCACCTCGGTGGCGACCTGGATCAAGAACCTGCCCGCCCCCGCCTACCGCATGGTGCTGGGCGAGCCGCTCTGGAAGTGGTGCGCCCTGCTGCTGGTGGTGGCGGTCGCCGCGCCCGGCATCGCGCTGATGGCCTGGCTCGGGCTGCGCGCCGACCGGCGGCTGACCCATGTCGTGCCGGCCCTGCGGCTGGGCCAGCCGGCCGCAGCGGTGGGCGCCATGATTGTGGCGTTCTGGCTGAACCATGTGTTCGCCGACTGGCTGCGCCTGACCGGCGGCATCCTGGTCGCCGCCACCGTCGCGGCCCAGGTCCTGACTTTTGCGGCGGCCGCCTGGCTGGCCTTCCTGGTCTCGACCCGGATCGGCGAGACGATCATCCACGCCCAGAACCGCCGCCCGCTCAGCCTGGACGCGCAGCTGATCCGCCTGTCCTTCAAGCTTCTGGGGATCTTCGGCGTCCTCTACATCGCGGTCCACGCCGCCGACACGATCGGCATCCCGGTGGGCCCGCTCCTGGCCGGCGTCGGCGTCACCGGCCTGGCGATCGCGCTGGCGGTCCGGCCGACCATGGAGAACGTGATCGCCGGCTTCGTGCTGTTCGCCGACAAGGCGGTGCGGGTCGGCGAGTTCTGCGTGTTCGGCGACAAGATGGGCACCATCGAGGAGATCGGGCTGCGCTCGACCCGGGTGCGCGGCCTCGACCGCACCCTGATCACCGTGCCGAACGCCGAGTTCTCCCAGATGCAGATCGTCAACTTCACCCGGCGCGACCAGATGCTGTTCAACCCGTCCATCGCGCTGCGCTACGAGACCACCACCGAGCAGATGCGCTTCATCCTGGCCAAGATCCGCGAGATGCTGGTCCGCCACCCGCGCGTCAGCCCGGACGCGGCCCGGATCCGCTTCACCGAATACGCGCACACCGCGCTGAAGCTGGACGTGTTCGCCTACATCACCTCCAGCGACTACGCCGAATCGCTGGGGATCCGCGAGGACCTGAACTTCCGCATCAAGGACATCGTCGAGCAGTCCGGCGCCAGATTCGCCCTGCCGGCGCAGACCATCTATCTCGGCCGCGAGAACGGCCTGGACCCGGAGCGGATCGAGGAGGTCCATGCCGAGGTCGACGCCTGGCGAAGCGACGGCCGGCTGCCCTTCCCCGACTTCACCGAAGCGGAGCGGGCGGCGCTCGCCGGCACCCTGGCCTTCCCGCCCAAGGGATCGTCGGCCCATCGCGGCACCTGA
- a CDS encoding GDSL-type esterase/lipase family protein, protein MTEISRRGLFGLFGGLAAAVALAPDEAEAASRRTLVAFGDSYTRSYRAGVPSWADQLHSERVVKVLANFGESNATAVGTNRPRTLDRQVDKWLAHHRRKGLPDRTVVYMGYNDMKLHGSLSGSMHQYRQQVERLIDQGVTKGSRRLLLCLLHDRSRNPAVHTNARDRIKAWNKFVRGVASGRRNVVVVDLFSRFDDVFKNKRAYGLVNVTDPNKSLSARNYLYLDGNHLGRRGQAIIAKEIRRKLG, encoded by the coding sequence ATGACAGAGATTTCCCGGCGCGGGCTGTTCGGCCTGTTCGGCGGCCTGGCCGCGGCCGTGGCGTTGGCGCCGGACGAGGCGGAGGCGGCTTCCCGCCGGACGCTGGTGGCGTTCGGCGACAGCTACACCCGCTCCTACCGGGCCGGCGTGCCGAGCTGGGCCGACCAGCTCCACTCCGAGCGGGTGGTGAAGGTGCTCGCCAATTTCGGCGAATCCAACGCCACCGCGGTCGGCACCAACCGGCCGCGCACCCTGGACCGCCAGGTCGACAAGTGGCTGGCCCATCACCGGCGCAAGGGCCTGCCCGACCGGACCGTGGTTTACATGGGCTACAACGACATGAAGCTGCACGGCTCGCTCAGCGGGTCGATGCACCAGTACAGGCAGCAGGTCGAGCGGCTGATCGACCAGGGCGTGACCAAGGGCTCCAGGCGGCTGCTGCTCTGCCTGCTCCACGACCGCAGCCGCAACCCCGCCGTCCACACCAACGCCCGCGACCGGATCAAGGCCTGGAACAAGTTCGTGCGCGGGGTGGCGTCCGGGCGCCGCAACGTCGTGGTGGTCGACCTGTTCTCCCGGTTCGACGACGTGTTCAAGAACAAGCGCGCCTACGGCCTGGTCAACGTCACCGACCCCAACAAGTCGCTCTCCGCCCGCAACTATCTCTACCTGGACGGCAACCATCTGGGCCGGCGCGGCCAGGCGATCATCGCCAAGGAGATCCGGCGCAAGCTCGGCTGA